The nucleotide sequence CCACCGTGGGTGCTGGGTTGTGGTCGAGCAGCGCCTTCGCGGCGAGGACGATGCCGGACATGCAGAAGCCACACTGCACCGCGCCGTGCTGGACCAGGGCCCGCTGTACCGGGTGGAGCTCGCCGCCCGTCTCGAGACCTTCGACGGTGGTGATGGCGCGACCGCTCAGCCGCGCCGGCAGGGACAGGCACGAGAGCACGGGCAGGCCCTCCACCAGGACGGTGCAGGCCCCACAGTCGCCCGCGTCGCAACCGCGCCGGGTGCCCGTCGCGCGCAACTCCTCGCGCAGCACGTCCAGCAGCGTCCGCTCCGGGGCCACCGAGAGCGCGTGGGTCTTGCCATTGACGTTGAGGGAGACGGAGACCTTGTCAGACATGGGCGCGCTCCCGGGCCTGGGACAGGGCGCGGCCGAGCAGGCGCGGGATGAGCATGCGCCGGTACTCCGCCGAGCCACGAACATCATCGAGGGGTGCGGAGCTGTCGGCGAGGAGGCGCCCCGCCGCGGCCACGGCCCCGGGCTCCAGCCGCGTGCCCACGAGCCGGGCGTCCGCCGCGTCCACGTGGAGCGGCACCGGCCCGCACGAGCCCAGCACGACGCGCGCGTAGCGGCACGTGTCCCTGTCCATGGCGAGGACCAGCGACACGGACACCGTGGGGTAGTCGGCGACCACGCGGCTGTACCGGAGGTGGTGGCCCACCGCGCCGTCCACGCCCCGGGGGATGAGGACACGCGTGACGAGCTCGCCGGGGGCCAGGGACGTCTGGAAGGCCCCCACGAGGAGCGACTCGACAGGGACGGTCCTCCGGCCGGAGGCCCCCGCGACTTCCACACGGGCCGAGGCCGCGACCAGGGCCACGGGCAGCTCCGTCTGCGGGTCGGCGAGGCACACGGAGCCACCCAGGGTGGCCATGTTGCGGATGGCGGGGTGCGCGAGCTGGCCCGCCGCGTGGCGAACCACTGACATGGCCCCGCACAGGCGAGCCTCGGCCGCGACGGTGCGGTGCGTGGACATGGCGCCCAGCCAGAGTCCCTCCGCGGTCTCCGTGGTGGTGGCCAACTCCGGGATGCGGTGCAGGCTGACCAGCATCCCGGGCGCGACCTGGCCCGCGTTCATCTTCGACACCAGCGAGGCGCCCCCTGCCAGGCAGCGCGCTCCTGCAGTGGTGGCGAGGAGCGACAGCCCCTCCTCCACCGTCTGCGGCTCCGCATATCTCATCGCGTCCCCATGAAGGCCCCAGGCCACTGAAAGGCCATTGTAACACAGCTACCGACAGGCCCCGGGCAGGGAACAGGCTCCTTGTCCCCACATCTGCCCCCGCAGCCAAAACCCGGAGCAGACATTGAACGAACATTCGACTGTCGGCCGCACGACAGGAAAGACAGACAAAAAGGCATCCACTCCAAACCATTGCAGTACAATCGTAGCCAGGCTTCAGGAAGCAATCGGACCTAAGGGCAATCCACTA is from Pyxidicoccus trucidator and encodes:
- a CDS encoding (2Fe-2S)-binding protein; this encodes MSDKVSVSLNVNGKTHALSVAPERTLLDVLREELRATGTRRGCDAGDCGACTVLVEGLPVLSCLSLPARLSGRAITTVEGLETGGELHPVQRALVQHGAVQCGFCMSGIVLAAKALLDHNPAPTVEEVRHALGSNVCRCSGYARVVEAIASVGGRP
- a CDS encoding FAD binding domain-containing protein, with the translated sequence MRYAEPQTVEEGLSLLATTAGARCLAGGASLVSKMNAGQVAPGMLVSLHRIPELATTTETAEGLWLGAMSTHRTVAAEARLCGAMSVVRHAAGQLAHPAIRNMATLGGSVCLADPQTELPVALVAASARVEVAGASGRRTVPVESLLVGAFQTSLAPGELVTRVLIPRGVDGAVGHHLRYSRVVADYPTVSVSLVLAMDRDTCRYARVVLGSCGPVPLHVDAADARLVGTRLEPGAVAAAGRLLADSSAPLDDVRGSAEYRRMLIPRLLGRALSQARERAHV